The segment ATTGTTTAAGACTACAAATagtatttttgttttctttgaatATCCTGGTCTGTGGGCCctgcacatactgtatgttcatTGTTCATCCCATGCAGGATTTTAAGATGTGTAGATTGACACTACAGGTTATAACAGGAAATTTACCAGGTAATGTTAGTTTTCAACATGCCAAACTAACCATCATTTGATCAGCTGGCCACCCTACTAAAAATATTTGCAATTCAGAAtacatttgctgtatttttaggTAGTTATTTAAGGTATTTGTCTGTTTAAATTACAATAATACTATTCTTTAAAGTTCCACTTTATTCCTCCAGTCTGTAGAAATTAGATCTTAATCACTTTAAACAAAATATCGCTGGTTCTGAGGGTAAACATGTTTTTCTCTCTCCACTGATTGGAAATTGGTGAAACTTAAATGCTCCCCATGAAGTCTTCTAACCCCCATGTTCTGTTTAGGGTCTCTGATCATGACTTTTCCTCATTTTATAGAAACTGCAAATAAACCAAAAAATTTTTTAGTGTTACAAACACCCTGTCATGTATACTCTTCTGTTTGGGGTCTCAGAGACCCAAGcaagaatacatgattaaaagcAAGAGATTTTCATATGCTTTTGTGATTTTCATGTTTTCTGTTCCAAGGGTAGagctgactctctctctctctctcgctgtgttttattaatttggTTAATTAATTTGAACTGTGAAtaatgtagttttattttacTCACACAGCACTGGGGTCTCTGGTACTGCACACACTAAGGCAGTAAAGTCAATGTTGACCAAACACAAGAGTTAAGCATATTTAGGTCAAATCAGAATTTAGTACAGGTTGGCAGATATTTGAAAAAGTATTTTTAAGCAACTTATCATGTATTATTCAGATTTTTCTTTCTAATGCTGATCAAGACTTTTAAACTGATTGCAACACTGTATGTAAATTCATGTAATGTATGTAGTAAATCAGAGACTCTTTATTAGCTGTCTTGCAGTTGTTTTTTCCTCTTATGTTTTTACTGTAAGAGACATCacatatttaataatgtttcAACAGGAAGTATGGATACTTTTGGTTTTCTGACATTTTCCTACTTAAAATCAAATTTTTGTTCATACACTTAAAAAGGACCTGTCATGTCAGTGATGAGattatgacattaaaatacttaCTGTGGGTTTCTTAAAAATAGTTCAAAATATACATGAAGCAACTTGGATGATTAAACTGGTGGTGTAAAATTTCTATAATATCCCAATTCCTTGTAAGAAATGATAACGTCTAGGCAGGAAAGCCAAATTCAGAACATTAATAAACTTAACAAAAGTTTATCAATAAGCAGAAGCAAGAGCTTCAAGAAATCTTCAGTTAAATATAACAAATGTTCACAACTTTTCCTGCTCCCCATTAAAGTACAATCTAGCATGAACCTTATCTGTTTGTTTAATACAATAAACAAAATGTACCTTCAGTTCCTGatgttgttatatatatatatatatatatatatatacaggggttggacaaaataactgaaacacctggttttagaccacaataatttattagtatggtgtagggcctccttttgcggccaatacagcgtcaattcgtcttggaaatgacatatacaagtcctgcacagtggtcagagggattttaagccattcttcttgcaggatagtggccaggtcactacgtgatgctggtggaggaaaacgtttcctgactcacttctccaaaacaccccaaagtggctcaataatatttagatctggtgactgtgcaggccatgggagatgttcaacttcactttcatgttcatcaaaccaatctttcaccagtcttgctgtgtgtattggtgcattgtcatcctgatacacggcaccgccttcaggatacaatgtttgaaccattggatgcacatggtcctccagaatggttcggtagtccttggcagtgacgcgcccatctagcacaagtattgggccaagggaatgccatgatatggcagcccaaaccatcactgatccacccccatgcttcactctgggcatgcaacagtctgggtggtacgcttctttggggcttctccacaccgtaactctcccggatgtggggaaaacagtaaaggtggactcatcagagaacaatacatgtttcacattgtccacagcccaagatttgcgctccttgcaccattgaaaccgacgtttggcattggcacgagtgaccaaaggtttggctatagcagcccggccgtgtatatcgaccctgtggagctcccgacggacagttctggtggaaacaggagagttgaggtgcacatttaattctgccgtgatttgggcagccgtggttttatgttttttggatacaatccgggttagcacccgaacatccctttcagtcggcttcctcttgcgtccacagttaatcctgttggatgtggtttgtccttcttggtggtatgctgacattaccctggataccgtggctcttgatacatcacaaagacttgctgtcttggtcacagatgcgccagcaagacgtgcaccaacaatttgtcctcttttgaactctggtatgtcacccataatgttgtgtgcattgcaatattttgagcaaaactgtgctcttaccctgctaattgaaccttcacactctgctcttactggtgcaatgtgcaattaatgaagattggccaccagactggtccaatttagccatgaaacctcccacactaaaatgacaggtgtttcagttattttgtccaacccctgtatatatatatatatatatatatatatatatatatatatatatatatatatatatatatatatatatatatatatatatatatatatatataacaaactaCCAAGGGCACCACAAATTAATTAGCAAAATCTAGTGTTATATTTAAGTGTTATATTTCAGACAGAagcattaaatgtttaatatcttctttaaaaaacaacatgGGAATAAGATATATTTGACAATAATTCTTGTTTATTTCTGTTAAACCAGTATCAGAATTGTATCATGAATTACCATAgctaagcaaaataaaaaataaaataaaaaataaatgaaaagccTGCAGATAAATGGGTCTTCAGTGTGCCATGGATGAAATATTTTGTGGTTAAAGATGTCATGTCTCTGCGATGGAGACCACAAGGAATTGATCCAGTATCTTGGGTTATTTTCCGCAGTTCATTTTAGCAAACGCAAACTCTTTATGTGAAGTAGTAGGGTTTCTTAACATTGACGCCATACTCAGATAAAGCTGGAGCCAGGTCCTCCATTGTCAGTGTGTACTTCTTATCCTGTAAGGAACAGCATGATTAAAATTAGTTTGATAAAAGGTCAGTAAAACAGGAAGAATAAGCTTTTTACAGAAACAGTGACCTATGCAAAATGTCCTGACTAAGCAATAAGTTTGAATTATTGAGTGCTGCATTAGTGCTATCATTTTCAATACAATGACACATAAGcctattatgttattattacccTAAATAGAAGCAAGTTGTGGAAAAATAGGAACAGGTGTAATACACTTTAGTATCAGTCTGAGGCAGGTAAAGCAGCaaaaatgtgacaaataaaaatacagtactTAAAAAACTATAAGTACTCATTAAAATATCTGAGTAAGTGTAAGCATGGTGCATATTTAAATTTTACCAAATAACTGCAACGAGTGAAAATTCACAAATTGAAAACAAACCATTTATATCCTTTTCaaatcaaacatttaaaatgggACATTTTCACACACAGACCAAATAATTATCCAACAATTtgctattaataaacattctcTATATAGGATTTAAAGTAATGGTTTTTAGACTCTATAGCATGACTCTCCTATGGAAACAGCATCAAAAGATTTGGCCAAATATTACTCAATATACAAACCTTTGTCTTGCTTCTGGAGCTTCCTGAAGCAGTACCCTTCATTTTACAGTGCTGCAGTGCATCGTTAGCAATGTCTGAGACAAACTTCTGTGCGGCCAGCGAGATCAAACGGATACTGCACATGTATGTAAAGAGGAAAGGggaaaagaaaatgttttaaagttGACAGTTGTGATTTTgaatggagggggggggggtctggAGTGGTGGAGATGGTATCTAAcatgggtaattggatacaaatAGATGGGGGAAATAAGGAAAATgcaactgattttttttaataaaactgtgAAACTTACATCCTTGGATCCGATGCTTCAAAACCAGCTCGATTTAGGTAGTAGCCTGTTACTGCATCTGGGATCTAATAATAAAGAGGTtgtgaataaaacaaataaaacaaagccAAGAACACAATACATTACTattgttgtttgtgttttgtgttattattgttgatGTTTTTCATTATGTGTGGACTTACTGTGGGAGTGTAATCTTCCAGCTGCATCAAAAAATCAGCTAACGGTGTGCTTGATATGACAGGCTTGACGTCCCCATTAGCTAGTCCTGGGGGAGCATAGAGCCCATTGGACACTGAAGAATCTGAAGATGGTGTTGCCATGGCGGCTGAAGTTGGAACTGGAGACAAAACATTaacatgtaaattaaaatacTTTCAAGTTCAAGAAGAGAAAAAGCAAGATAAAAACTACATGTAAAAGTCAAACTACTTTAGGCCAAGACATTTTACAAGAAAACTTCTGACCACATTAGAAGTAGTTCAAACATA is part of the Trichomycterus rosablanca isolate fTriRos1 chromosome 7, fTriRos1.hap1, whole genome shotgun sequence genome and harbors:
- the taf10 gene encoding transcription initiation factor TFIID subunit 10, which gives rise to MNVDSAPSGGAAPNSSTSTTTANCVPTSNTAANVSSIPSATSANVPTSAAMATPSSDSSVSNGLYAPPGLANGDVKPVISSTPLADFLMQLEDYTPTIPDAVTGYYLNRAGFEASDPRIIRLISLAAQKFVSDIANDALQHCKMKGTASGSSRSKTKDKKYTLTMEDLAPALSEYGVNVKKPYYFT